One genomic window of Novosphingobium aureum includes the following:
- a CDS encoding PilZ domain-containing protein, with product MQQGTLPVRETNADARSEGHGASRAALSLLCEVRQGSRPWKTARLEDLSPGGFRIAWLPDASTAMPLRIRIPGLQMLSARICWARDNAIGCEFAEPLHVAVFEHIVMRAGA from the coding sequence ATGCAGCAAGGCACCTTACCGGTCCGCGAGACCAACGCGGATGCCCGCAGCGAAGGGCATGGCGCGAGCCGCGCCGCGCTCAGCCTGCTGTGCGAGGTGCGGCAGGGCTCGCGCCCGTGGAAGACGGCCCGTCTCGAGGACCTCTCGCCGGGCGGCTTTCGCATCGCATGGCTCCCCGACGCGAGCACCGCCATGCCGCTGCGCATCCGCATCCCCGGCCTGCAGATGCTCAGCGCCCGCATCTGCTGGGCTCGAGACAATGCAATCGGCTGCGAATTCGCCGAACCGCTCCACGTCGCGGTGTTCGAGCACATCGTGATGCGGGCCGGAGCCTGA
- a CDS encoding MFS transporter: MATSYQALPRHHKATGREKLVITASSLGTVFEWYDFYLYGLLASFISRVFFSGVNETTGFILALGAFAAGFAVRPFGALVFGRVGDLVGRKYTFLVTMGLMGISTFSVGLLPGYDTIGIASPIILVTLRIIQGLALGGEYGGAATYVAEHAPENKRGLYTSFIQITATFGLFAALLVVLGVRTGMGEDTFSGWGWRVPFLLSAILLIVSMYIRLQLNESPVYQKMKEEGTTSKAPIKEAFGEWGNLKFVLIALFGAVAGQAVVWYTGQFYAMFYLEKILKVDGATTNYLIAIALALGTPFFVFFGWLSDRIGRKYIILGGCVLAAISYFPAFHALSNAANPALAAATRNAPVVVTASEAECSFQFDPIGKNKFDSSSCDIAKSYLAKNGINYANVEAPAGTIAAISIGGQSLPAPDPAKLAGATRAEAITAYQGQISAALASAGYPEKADPAQMDKVKVVAILFYLVLLVTMVYGPIAAMLVELFPTRIRYTSMSLPYHLGNGWFGGFLPTTAFAMVAATGDIYYGLWYPVVVAAATVVIGLLFLPETFRRNIDG, encoded by the coding sequence ATGGCCACGAGCTACCAAGCCTTGCCAAGACATCACAAGGCCACCGGCCGCGAGAAGCTGGTCATCACCGCTTCCTCGCTCGGCACCGTATTCGAATGGTATGACTTCTACCTGTACGGACTGCTCGCGAGCTTCATCTCGCGGGTGTTCTTCTCGGGCGTCAACGAGACCACCGGGTTCATCCTCGCGCTCGGCGCCTTCGCGGCCGGCTTTGCGGTGCGCCCCTTCGGTGCACTGGTGTTCGGTCGGGTCGGCGACCTCGTCGGGCGCAAGTACACTTTCCTCGTGACCATGGGCCTGATGGGCATCTCGACTTTCTCGGTCGGCCTCCTGCCCGGCTACGACACCATCGGTATCGCCTCTCCCATCATCCTCGTGACGCTGCGCATCATCCAGGGCCTTGCACTGGGCGGTGAGTACGGCGGCGCGGCGACCTACGTTGCCGAGCACGCGCCCGAGAACAAGCGCGGGCTCTACACCAGCTTCATCCAGATCACCGCCACTTTCGGCCTTTTCGCCGCACTGCTGGTCGTGCTGGGCGTGCGCACGGGCATGGGCGAGGACACCTTCTCGGGCTGGGGCTGGCGCGTGCCGTTCCTGCTCTCGGCGATCCTGCTCATCGTCTCGATGTACATTCGCCTGCAGCTCAACGAGAGCCCGGTCTACCAGAAGATGAAGGAGGAAGGCACGACCTCCAAGGCCCCGATCAAGGAAGCCTTCGGGGAATGGGGCAACCTCAAGTTCGTGCTGATCGCGCTTTTCGGTGCCGTCGCGGGTCAGGCCGTGGTCTGGTACACCGGCCAGTTCTACGCGATGTTCTACCTCGAGAAGATCCTCAAGGTGGACGGGGCGACGACCAACTACCTCATCGCCATCGCGCTTGCGCTGGGCACGCCGTTCTTCGTCTTCTTCGGCTGGCTGTCTGATCGCATCGGGCGCAAGTACATCATCCTTGGCGGCTGCGTGCTCGCCGCGATCAGCTACTTCCCGGCGTTCCACGCCCTGTCTAACGCAGCCAACCCCGCTCTCGCCGCCGCGACCCGCAACGCACCGGTCGTGGTAACCGCCAGCGAGGCCGAGTGTTCGTTCCAGTTCGACCCGATCGGCAAGAACAAGTTCGACAGCTCGAGCTGCGACATCGCCAAGTCCTATCTCGCCAAGAACGGCATCAACTATGCGAACGTCGAGGCACCGGCGGGCACCATCGCTGCGATCTCGATCGGCGGCCAGTCTCTGCCCGCGCCCGATCCGGCCAAGCTCGCCGGTGCGACCCGCGCCGAGGCGATCACGGCCTACCAGGGCCAGATCAGCGCTGCGCTCGCCAGTGCAGGCTACCCCGAAAAGGCCGACCCGGCGCAGATGGACAAGGTCAAGGTCGTCGCGATCCTGTTCTATCTCGTGCTGCTGGTGACCATGGTCTACGGCCCCATCGCCGCGATGCTCGTCGAGCTGTTCCCGACCCGTATCCGCTACACCTCGATGTCGCTTCCCTATCACCTGGGCAATGGCTGGTTCGGCGGTTTCCTGCCGACCACGGCCTTCGCGATGGTCGCTGCCACCGGGGACATCTACTATGGCTTGTGGTATCCCGTGGTCGTCGCGGCAGCCACTGTCGTCATCGGCCTGCTGTTCCTGCCCGAGACCTTCCGCAGGAACATCGACGGATGA
- a CDS encoding DcaP family trimeric outer membrane transporter, with amino-acid sequence MTPHPRRLIGVLLGATCLVAPQAALAQSTSASEREAQLEARLERLEAEMQLLREDLARARADQQRAESETRSALAAAQTQSADAVTRVARIEDAAPAAASASGKDGFDVGATTFKLGGYVRVNAIASRWSSGDVAPGALGKEFYLPQHIPVGDGAKSQDFMMHARQTRITMGASTPLEGRELSGYIEFDFGLATAPPGAQRATNPYVPTFRRGFIKYGNLLIGQEWSTFQNVAALPETTDFVGPTEGTVFNRQAMVRYTHKVADQLSFAVAIENPQTEALVGDSAGFADLDDDRMPDLVGRINWTPGLGSFVLAGVAREIRVQQGGLSDSAFGWGLSGSGIVPFGPEGRHDLRFMVTYGQGIGRYLGLGYVADAVLPAFGEELAVVDNFAAFAALKLGWSDKLRSTFMAGYQDADYPDAIVVNGLANKRAWSMAANLFWSPADKLDFGVEYRHAVRETVSGADGSLDRMEFAAKYRF; translated from the coding sequence ATGACCCCGCATCCGCGGCGCCTGATCGGCGTATTGCTAGGAGCGACGTGCCTGGTGGCACCGCAAGCCGCGCTGGCGCAGAGCACGTCGGCCAGCGAGCGAGAAGCACAGCTCGAAGCGCGCCTCGAACGTCTCGAGGCCGAGATGCAGCTGCTGCGCGAGGACCTTGCCCGCGCCCGTGCCGACCAGCAGCGTGCCGAAAGCGAAACCCGCAGCGCACTGGCTGCCGCACAGACCCAGAGCGCCGACGCGGTTACCCGCGTTGCCCGGATCGAGGATGCTGCTCCCGCCGCAGCTTCGGCGTCCGGCAAGGACGGCTTCGACGTGGGCGCGACCACCTTCAAGCTGGGCGGCTACGTCCGCGTCAACGCGATCGCCTCGCGCTGGAGCTCGGGCGACGTGGCTCCCGGGGCACTCGGCAAGGAATTCTACCTGCCCCAGCACATCCCGGTCGGCGATGGCGCCAAGAGTCAGGACTTCATGATGCATGCGCGCCAGACGCGCATCACCATGGGTGCGAGCACACCGCTCGAGGGCCGCGAGCTGTCGGGCTACATCGAGTTCGACTTCGGTCTCGCCACCGCGCCGCCGGGGGCGCAGCGCGCCACCAACCCTTACGTGCCCACTTTCCGCCGCGGCTTCATCAAGTACGGCAACCTGCTCATCGGGCAGGAATGGTCGACCTTCCAGAATGTTGCCGCCCTGCCCGAGACCACCGACTTCGTCGGGCCGACCGAGGGCACCGTGTTCAACCGCCAGGCCATGGTCCGCTATACGCACAAGGTGGCCGACCAGCTTTCCTTTGCGGTCGCCATCGAGAACCCGCAGACCGAGGCCTTGGTCGGCGACAGTGCAGGCTTTGCCGATCTCGACGATGACCGCATGCCAGACCTAGTGGGCCGCATCAACTGGACGCCCGGGCTCGGCAGTTTCGTCCTGGCGGGTGTCGCGCGCGAGATCAGGGTCCAGCAGGGCGGTCTTTCCGACAGCGCCTTTGGCTGGGGCCTCTCCGGGTCGGGCATCGTGCCCTTCGGCCCCGAAGGCCGGCACGACCTGCGCTTCATGGTCACCTACGGCCAGGGCATCGGTCGTTATCTCGGGCTCGGCTACGTCGCCGACGCAGTGCTGCCCGCATTCGGCGAGGAGCTCGCGGTGGTCGACAATTTCGCCGCCTTCGCCGCCCTCAAGCTGGGCTGGAGCGACAAGCTGCGCTCGACCTTCATGGCCGGGTATCAGGATGCCGACTACCCCGACGCCATCGTCGTCAACGGCCTTGCCAACAAGCGCGCGTGGAGCATGGCGGCGAACCTTTTCTGGAGCCCTGCCGACAAGCTCGATTTCGGTGTCGAGTACCGCCACGCGGTGCGCGAGACGGTCTCGGGCGCGGACGGCAGCCTCGATCGCATGGAATTCGCTGCAAAGTACAGGTTCTGA
- the acs gene encoding acetate--CoA ligase yields the protein MVEALYPVPVEWAKDALVDEARYNEMYARSVSDPDGFWRDQAQRIDWIKPFSVVKQTSYHEADFGISWFTDGTLNIAANALDRHLATRGDDIAIIWEPDSPSDPERRITYRQLHEDVCRFANLMKSRGVKKGDRVTIYLPMVPEAAVAMLACARIGAIHSIVFAGFSPDALAGRIVDCDSSIVLTADQGLRGGKKVPLKANVDEALEDCPGVDTVIVLAHTGADVPMAEGRDIDWRTGVAQQSADCAPEEMNAEDPLFILYTSGSTGKPKGVLHTTGGYAVWASMTHEYVFDYRPGQIYWCAADIGWVTGHSYVVYGPLMNGGTTVMFEGVPSFPDASRFWQIVDKYQVEIFYGAPTALRALMREGDDYVKATSRKSLKVLGSVGEPINPEAWSWYYNVVGEGRCPIVDTWWQTETGGVMITPLPGATALKPGSASKPMFGVRPMLLDNDGKEITGAGEGCLVIADSWPGQMRTVWGDHERFFQTYFSTFKGYYFTGDGCRRDEDGYYWITGRIDDVINVSGHRMGTAEIESALVAHHKVAEAAVVGMPHEIKGQGIYAFVTTNAGVEADEDLRRELIKWVRHEIGPIATPDVIQFAPGLPKTRSGKIMRRILRKIGENDFSSLGDTSTLADPSVVDNLIENRPQPATA from the coding sequence ATGGTCGAGGCCCTCTATCCCGTTCCCGTCGAATGGGCGAAGGATGCGCTTGTCGACGAGGCCCGCTACAACGAGATGTACGCGCGGTCGGTCAGCGATCCCGACGGGTTCTGGCGCGATCAGGCGCAGCGCATCGACTGGATCAAGCCGTTCAGCGTGGTCAAGCAGACCAGCTATCACGAGGCCGACTTCGGCATTTCCTGGTTCACCGATGGCACGCTCAACATCGCGGCCAATGCGCTCGACCGCCATCTCGCGACACGCGGCGATGACATTGCGATCATCTGGGAGCCCGACAGTCCCTCGGATCCCGAGCGGCGTATCACCTATCGCCAGCTCCACGAGGACGTGTGCCGTTTCGCCAACCTGATGAAGTCGCGCGGGGTTAAGAAGGGCGACCGGGTCACCATCTACCTGCCGATGGTGCCGGAGGCCGCCGTTGCGATGCTCGCCTGCGCGCGCATCGGTGCGATCCACTCGATCGTATTCGCCGGCTTCTCGCCCGATGCGCTGGCGGGACGTATCGTCGACTGCGACAGCTCGATCGTGCTGACCGCCGACCAGGGCCTGCGCGGCGGCAAGAAGGTGCCGCTCAAGGCCAACGTCGACGAGGCGCTCGAGGATTGCCCCGGCGTCGATACGGTGATCGTGCTCGCCCATACCGGCGCCGACGTGCCGATGGCCGAAGGGCGCGACATCGATTGGCGCACGGGCGTCGCCCAGCAGTCTGCCGACTGCGCGCCCGAGGAGATGAACGCGGAGGATCCGCTGTTCATCCTCTACACCTCGGGTTCGACCGGCAAGCCCAAGGGCGTGCTGCACACGACAGGTGGCTATGCCGTCTGGGCCTCGATGACCCACGAATACGTCTTCGACTACCGTCCGGGTCAGATCTACTGGTGCGCGGCCGACATCGGCTGGGTCACGGGCCACTCCTACGTCGTCTACGGACCGCTGATGAACGGTGGCACCACCGTGATGTTCGAGGGCGTGCCCAGCTTCCCCGATGCGAGCCGCTTCTGGCAGATCGTCGACAAGTATCAGGTCGAGATTTTCTACGGTGCACCGACCGCACTGCGCGCGCTGATGCGCGAGGGCGACGACTACGTGAAGGCCACAAGTCGCAAGAGCCTGAAGGTGCTCGGCTCGGTCGGCGAGCCGATCAATCCCGAGGCATGGTCCTGGTACTACAACGTGGTGGGCGAAGGCCGCTGTCCGATCGTCGATACCTGGTGGCAGACCGAGACCGGCGGCGTGATGATCACCCCGCTGCCCGGCGCCACCGCGCTCAAGCCTGGGTCTGCCTCCAAGCCGATGTTCGGTGTGCGTCCGATGCTGCTCGACAACGATGGCAAGGAAATCACCGGGGCGGGCGAGGGCTGCCTCGTCATCGCCGATAGCTGGCCGGGCCAGATGCGCACCGTCTGGGGCGATCACGAGCGCTTCTTCCAGACCTATTTCTCGACCTTCAAGGGGTACTACTTCACCGGCGACGGCTGCCGCCGCGACGAGGATGGCTACTACTGGATTACCGGGCGCATCGACGACGTCATCAACGTCTCGGGCCACCGCATGGGTACCGCCGAGATCGAGTCCGCGCTGGTGGCGCACCACAAGGTCGCAGAGGCAGCAGTCGTGGGCATGCCACACGAGATCAAGGGGCAGGGCATCTACGCTTTCGTGACCACCAATGCCGGGGTCGAGGCCGACGAAGATCTGCGCCGCGAACTCATCAAGTGGGTTCGTCACGAGATCGGCCCGATCGCCACGCCCGACGTGATCCAGTTCGCGCCGGGCCTGCCCAAGACCCGCTCGGGCAAGATCATGCGCCGCATTTTGCGCAAGATCGGCGAAAACGACTTTTCCAGTCTTGGCGACACCTCGACGCTTGCCGATCCCTCCGTGGTCGATAATCTGATCGAGAACCGCCCGCAGCCCGCAACGGCATAA
- a CDS encoding SIMPL domain-containing protein, whose amino-acid sequence MHPINTVGRQLCAVHSLALMAGLACALPGIATAQEAPRILVSAKGTVKTEPDIAVITYDLRGEGTTSDDALKQLKVRSEATERAAYGFVGKPRKIETGTLSIRPVRGQNCNMSSYSPARLSQGECAILGYTAEVKVTLRTDKVEDAGTLAGLIGRNGALNPNVARFELSDPREAEREAMRRALADARQQGSLIATGSGMKLGPVQRIQDANYREISLEFEEREGSSPPAMNVAPPPPPPPPPVGVKLTPAAIETSVQIMVAYALVT is encoded by the coding sequence ATGCATCCTATCAACACCGTGGGCAGGCAGTTGTGCGCCGTCCATTCACTTGCGCTCATGGCCGGTCTTGCCTGCGCCCTGCCCGGCATAGCGACGGCGCAGGAAGCCCCGCGCATTCTGGTCTCGGCCAAAGGAACCGTGAAGACCGAGCCCGACATAGCCGTGATCACCTATGATCTGCGCGGCGAAGGCACCACGTCCGATGACGCTCTGAAACAGCTCAAGGTCCGTTCCGAAGCGACCGAGCGTGCCGCGTACGGCTTTGTGGGCAAGCCCCGGAAGATCGAGACCGGTACGCTCTCGATCCGCCCGGTTCGGGGCCAGAACTGCAACATGTCATCATACAGTCCTGCCCGTCTGTCCCAAGGCGAATGCGCAATCCTTGGCTATACTGCCGAGGTAAAGGTCACCCTAAGGACGGACAAGGTCGAGGATGCCGGTACACTTGCCGGACTGATCGGAAGAAACGGCGCGCTCAACCCCAATGTCGCGCGCTTCGAACTCTCCGATCCGCGTGAAGCCGAACGCGAGGCCATGCGGCGCGCGCTTGCCGATGCCCGGCAGCAAGGCAGCCTCATCGCCACGGGAAGCGGCATGAAGCTGGGCCCTGTGCAGCGCATTCAGGACGCCAACTATCGCGAAATCTCGCTCGAGTTCGAGGAACGGGAAGGCTCGTCACCCCCTGCGATGAATGTCGCACCGCCTCCCCCGCCGCCGCCACCTCCCGTGGGCGTGAAGCTTACCCCTGCTGCCATCGAAACGAGCGTCCAGATCATGGTTGCCTATGCACTCGTGACCTGA
- a CDS encoding acyl-CoA thioesterase, whose amino-acid sequence MTEDYREPVIRVTAMPADTNAYGDIFGGWLVSQMDMAAGLIAARFSRGRAVTIAMDGMQFHKPVKIGDEVTVYGDIRRVGRTSMTIAIEAWRRHRHEEERVKVTEAVFTFVAIDDAGAPRAIEQEN is encoded by the coding sequence ATGACCGAAGACTACCGTGAACCCGTGATCCGGGTCACTGCCATGCCTGCCGATACCAATGCCTACGGCGATATCTTCGGTGGCTGGCTGGTCAGCCAGATGGACATGGCGGCGGGTCTCATTGCGGCGCGCTTCTCGCGCGGGCGTGCGGTGACGATCGCCATGGACGGCATGCAGTTCCACAAGCCCGTCAAGATCGGTGACGAAGTCACCGTCTACGGCGATATCCGGAGGGTCGGACGCACCTCGATGACCATTGCCATCGAGGCCTGGCGCCGCCACCGGCACGAAGAAGAGCGGGTGAAAGTGACCGAAGCGGTCTTCACCTTCGTTGCCATCGACGATGCGGGCGCTCCCCGCGCAATCGAACAGGAGAATTAA
- a CDS encoding GNAT family N-acetyltransferase gives MSTITATTLPTRSGIEIDVRPATEDDIGLLTAFFDRVSAEDRRFRFLAAAAHVSADQLAPLVKADHFRTESWLGFNKETSELVASGLLACDGPMETGEIAISVSASHRGKGVGWAMLDFLGTQARERGCRKVIAIESRDNHAAIELEREKGFKPEPFEGDPTLVILSKTFP, from the coding sequence ATGTCCACGATCACCGCCACCACCCTTCCCACCCGCTCGGGCATCGAGATCGACGTACGTCCCGCCACCGAGGACGACATCGGCCTGCTTACCGCCTTTTTCGACCGCGTCAGCGCCGAGGACCGGCGCTTCCGCTTTCTCGCTGCCGCCGCGCATGTGAGTGCGGACCAGCTCGCGCCGCTGGTCAAGGCCGACCATTTCCGCACCGAGTCCTGGCTCGGCTTCAACAAGGAGACGAGCGAACTGGTCGCCTCGGGCCTGCTCGCTTGCGACGGGCCGATGGAGACCGGCGAGATCGCGATCTCGGTCAGCGCCTCGCACCGCGGCAAGGGCGTGGGCTGGGCCATGCTCGATTTCCTCGGCACCCAGGCGCGCGAGCGCGGCTGCCGCAAGGTGATCGCGATCGAGAGCCGCGACAATCACGCCGCGATCGAACTTGAACGCGAGAAGGGCTTCAAGCCCGAACCCTTCGAGGGAGACCCGACGCTGGTCATCCTGTCCAAGACGTTCCCCTGA
- a CDS encoding acyl-CoA thioesterase: protein MEDEAGDLVIRVTAMPTDLNPYGGVFGGWLMAQLALGASSLVTRRTGLKAVVVGATDFAFPGVMQVGDELNVFARVARVGRTSMTVATRGFGRARASEEQVEVANGSFTFVALGQDDRPQPIADALKVA, encoded by the coding sequence ATGGAGGATGAGGCCGGAGACCTGGTCATTCGCGTGACTGCGATGCCGACCGACCTCAACCCCTATGGCGGCGTGTTCGGTGGCTGGCTCATGGCGCAGCTCGCGCTGGGAGCCAGTTCGCTGGTGACACGTCGCACCGGCCTCAAGGCGGTCGTCGTGGGCGCCACCGATTTCGCTTTCCCCGGCGTGATGCAGGTCGGCGACGAGCTCAACGTCTTTGCGCGTGTAGCGCGGGTCGGGCGCACCTCGATGACCGTGGCCACCCGTGGTTTCGGGCGGGCACGCGCCAGCGAGGAACAGGTGGAGGTCGCCAATGGCAGCTTCACCTTCGTCGCGCTGGGACAGGACGATCGCCCGCAGCCGATCGCAGATGCACTGAAAGTTGCCTGA
- the lpdA gene encoding dihydrolipoyl dehydrogenase: MADTYDVIVLGSGPGGYVSAIRAAQLGLKTAIVERELLGGICLNWGCIPTKALLRSAEVFHQMQHAKNYGLSAENITADLDAVVKRSRGVAKQLNQGVTHLMKKNKIDVIMGTGKLVAPGKLEVEGEKGKQTVSAKHVIVATGARARELPFAPVDGKRVWTYRHAMTPTEMPTKLLVMGSGAIGVEFASFYNDMGVDVTIVEMLDRIMPVEDKDVSAFMTKALTKQGMKILTEAAVQEVKSGAKDVKVKIKAKDGKVTEETFSHVISAVGIVPNTENIGLEALKIEADRGFIKIDDYGRTSVKGVWAIGDCTPGPWLAHKASHEGVTAAESIAKELGNKDVHPHGLDRNNIPGCTYCHPQVASVGMTEAKAKEAGYTLKVGTFPFIGNGKAIALGEPEGFVKTVFDAKTGELLGAHMVGAEVTEMIQGYVVGKTLETTEAELMQTVFPHPTISESMHESVLAAFGRAIHI; this comes from the coding sequence GTGGCAGACACCTATGACGTCATCGTCCTCGGTTCCGGCCCCGGCGGCTACGTTTCGGCGATCCGCGCTGCGCAGCTGGGTCTCAAGACGGCCATCGTCGAGCGCGAGCTGCTCGGCGGCATCTGCCTCAACTGGGGCTGCATCCCGACCAAGGCGCTGCTGCGCTCGGCCGAGGTGTTCCACCAGATGCAGCACGCCAAGAACTACGGCTTGTCGGCCGAGAACATCACCGCCGATCTCGACGCGGTGGTCAAGCGTTCGCGCGGCGTCGCCAAGCAGCTCAATCAGGGCGTCACGCACCTGATGAAGAAGAACAAGATCGACGTGATCATGGGCACCGGCAAGCTCGTCGCGCCCGGCAAGCTTGAGGTCGAGGGCGAGAAGGGCAAGCAGACCGTCTCGGCCAAGCACGTCATCGTCGCGACCGGCGCCCGTGCGCGCGAACTGCCCTTCGCTCCGGTCGATGGCAAGCGCGTGTGGACCTACCGCCACGCGATGACCCCGACCGAGATGCCGACCAAGCTGCTGGTCATGGGTTCGGGCGCGATCGGCGTCGAGTTCGCCAGCTTCTACAACGACATGGGCGTCGACGTGACGATCGTCGAGATGCTCGACCGGATCATGCCGGTCGAGGACAAGGACGTCTCCGCGTTCATGACCAAGGCGCTGACCAAGCAGGGCATGAAGATCCTGACCGAAGCTGCCGTGCAGGAGGTCAAGTCGGGCGCCAAGGACGTCAAGGTCAAGATCAAGGCCAAGGACGGCAAGGTCACCGAAGAGACCTTCAGCCACGTCATCTCGGCGGTCGGCATCGTGCCGAACACCGAGAACATCGGGCTCGAGGCGCTCAAGATCGAGGCCGACCGCGGCTTCATCAAGATCGACGATTACGGCCGCACCTCGGTCAAGGGCGTGTGGGCCATCGGCGACTGCACCCCCGGGCCCTGGCTTGCACACAAGGCCAGCCACGAGGGCGTTACTGCCGCGGAATCGATCGCCAAGGAACTGGGCAATAAGGACGTCCACCCCCACGGACTCGACCGCAACAACATCCCGGGCTGCACCTACTGCCACCCGCAGGTAGCCTCGGTCGGCATGACCGAAGCCAAGGCCAAGGAAGCCGGTTACACACTCAAGGTCGGCACCTTCCCGTTCATCGGCAACGGCAAGGCTATCGCGCTGGGCGAGCCCGAGGGCTTCGTGAAGACTGTGTTCGACGCGAAGACCGGCGAACTGCTGGGCGCGCACATGGTCGGCGCCGAGGTCACCGAGATGATCCAGGGCTATGTCGTGGGCAAAACGCTCGAGACCACCGAGGCCGAGCTGATGCAGACGGTGTTCCCGCACCCGACCATCTCGGAATCGATGCACGAATCGGTGCTTGCCGCCTTCGGCCGCGCGATCCACATCTGA
- a CDS encoding AMP-binding protein, whose protein sequence is MSDVYRQAWRDSIEDPECFWMDAARAIDWIEPPARAYEPKAGWFAGGTLNTCYNAVDRHVAGGRGDGTALIYDSPVTGSEQAWTYAELQDEVGRVAAMLASLGVTKGDRVVIYMPMIPQTVFAMLACARLGAIHSVVFGGFAAHELAKRIDDATPLLVMTASCGIEGSKVLPYKPLVDEALASAAHAVEGVVVYQREQLAAQLEAPRDHDWMALREATADAPVPPCATLAASDPLYILYTSGTTGTPKGVVRENGGHAVNLAWTMGAIYDIGPGDVFWAASDVGWVVGHSYIVYAPLLVGATTVLFEGKPVGTPDPGTFWRVIKRHNVSTFFTAPTAIRAIRKEDPEARYLKEIGTGNLKVMFLAGERADPQTIAWAEEHTGLPVIDHWWQTELGAPAIATCFGLGDTRRKAGSAGFPVPGYQFAILSEEGQPLPAGQSGAVAMRTPLAPCAFRSLWNNPAGYEKNFTGFPGYYETGDAGHFDEDGFLHIMGRTDDIINVAGHRLSTGQMEQLVAGVDGVAECAVIGADDALKGQIPVAFVVARAGALELDTMDKRVIARVREELGAVAALKTAFVVRQLPKTRSGKILRNVLRKIMAGEDFPVPPTIEDPTAIATIREKVASAKVA, encoded by the coding sequence ATGAGCGACGTCTACCGGCAAGCCTGGCGTGACAGTATCGAGGACCCCGAATGCTTCTGGATGGATGCAGCGCGGGCGATCGACTGGATCGAACCACCTGCCCGCGCTTACGAGCCAAAGGCAGGCTGGTTTGCCGGCGGCACGCTCAACACCTGCTACAACGCGGTGGATCGCCACGTCGCGGGGGGACGCGGCGATGGCACCGCCCTCATCTATGACAGCCCGGTCACCGGTAGCGAACAGGCCTGGACCTATGCCGAGTTGCAGGACGAAGTCGGGCGGGTCGCGGCGATGCTCGCCTCGCTCGGCGTAACCAAGGGCGACCGGGTCGTGATCTACATGCCGATGATCCCCCAGACCGTGTTTGCCATGCTCGCCTGCGCGCGGCTCGGCGCGATCCACTCGGTCGTGTTCGGCGGTTTTGCCGCGCACGAACTGGCCAAGCGCATCGACGATGCCACGCCCCTGCTCGTGATGACCGCCAGCTGCGGGATCGAGGGCAGCAAGGTCCTCCCCTATAAGCCTCTTGTTGACGAGGCGCTCGCCAGCGCCGCTCACGCGGTCGAGGGCGTGGTCGTCTACCAGCGCGAGCAGCTTGCTGCGCAGCTTGAGGCGCCGCGCGACCACGACTGGATGGCGCTACGCGAGGCGACGGCTGATGCTCCGGTTCCGCCTTGCGCCACGCTCGCCGCCAGCGATCCGCTCTACATCCTCTATACCTCGGGCACGACGGGCACCCCAAAGGGCGTGGTGCGCGAGAACGGTGGCCACGCCGTCAACCTCGCATGGACGATGGGCGCGATCTACGACATCGGGCCGGGCGACGTGTTCTGGGCCGCCTCGGACGTGGGCTGGGTCGTGGGGCACAGCTACATCGTCTACGCCCCGCTGCTGGTCGGCGCGACGACCGTGCTGTTCGAGGGCAAGCCCGTCGGCACCCCCGATCCGGGCACCTTCTGGCGCGTGATCAAGAGGCACAATGTCAGCACCTTCTTCACCGCCCCCACCGCGATCCGCGCCATCCGCAAGGAAGACCCCGAGGCCCGTTACCTGAAGGAAATCGGGACCGGCAATCTCAAGGTCATGTTCCTTGCAGGCGAGCGCGCCGATCCGCAGACGATTGCTTGGGCCGAGGAACATACCGGGCTACCGGTGATCGACCACTGGTGGCAGACCGAACTGGGCGCACCAGCCATCGCCACCTGTTTCGGGCTGGGCGACACCCGGCGCAAGGCAGGCAGCGCGGGCTTTCCTGTTCCCGGCTACCAGTTCGCGATCCTCTCCGAGGAAGGGCAGCCCCTGCCCGCCGGTCAGAGCGGCGCTGTCGCCATGCGCACGCCGCTCGCTCCCTGTGCCTTCCGCAGTCTCTGGAACAACCCTGCAGGCTACGAGAAGAACTTCACCGGCTTTCCCGGCTACTATGAGACCGGCGATGCCGGGCACTTCGACGAGGACGGCTTCCTGCACATCATGGGCCGCACCGACGACATCATCAATGTCGCCGGGCACCGTCTCTCGACCGGGCAGATGGAACAGCTCGTTGCCGGGGTCGACGGGGTCGCCGAATGCGCGGTGATCGGTGCCGACGACGCGCTCAAGGGGCAGATACCGGTTGCCTTCGTCGTCGCGCGTGCCGGCGCGCTCGAGCTGGACACGATGGACAAGCGGGTGATCGCGCGCGTGCGCGAGGAACTGGGCGCGGTCGCCGCGCTCAAGACGGCCTTCGTCGTTCGCCAGCTGCCCAAGACCCGCTCGGGCAAGATCCTGCGCAATGTCCTGCGCAAGATCATGGCCGGCGAGGACTTCCCGGTACCGCCGACGATCGAGGACCCGACCGCGATCGCGACAATCCGCGAGAAGGTCGCCTCCGCGAAGGTTGCCTAG